A stretch of the Clostridium fungisolvens genome encodes the following:
- the yidA gene encoding sugar-phosphatase, whose protein sequence is MYKLIAIDMDGTLLKEDKTVSDITKRAIARAKKRGVKVVLASGRPIEGITRYLEALNLIDEDDYVLSFNGALIQNTKTKEVISKNILKGTDIAYLYGLSKELGVNIHAFDKTGCITPKMSKYTEVEGTINGIDVSEVDFDKVDSDADISKIMMIDEPEILQAAIEKLPKEVYDKYTVVRSAPYFLEFLNKKSNKGEGVKALADYLGIKQEEVICVGDAGNDLHMIEFAGLGVAMGNAFDEVKQIANYVTSTNEDDGVAEVIEKFILAC, encoded by the coding sequence ATGTACAAACTAATTGCAATAGATATGGATGGTACTTTACTAAAAGAAGATAAGACGGTTTCTGATATAACTAAAAGAGCGATAGCAAGAGCTAAAAAAAGAGGCGTAAAAGTTGTACTTGCTTCTGGAAGACCTATTGAAGGTATAACTAGATATTTAGAAGCTTTAAATTTAATTGATGAAGATGATTATGTATTAAGCTTTAATGGAGCATTAATTCAAAATACAAAAACTAAGGAAGTAATTTCAAAGAATATATTAAAAGGTACAGATATAGCATACCTTTATGGACTAAGCAAGGAATTAGGAGTAAACATACATGCTTTTGATAAGACAGGATGTATAACTCCTAAGATGAGTAAATACACAGAAGTTGAAGGAACTATAAATGGTATTGATGTATCAGAAGTTGACTTTGATAAGGTAGATAGTGATGCAGATATATCAAAGATAATGATGATTGATGAGCCAGAAATACTACAAGCAGCTATAGAAAAGTTACCAAAAGAAGTTTATGACAAGTACACAGTTGTTAGAAGTGCTCCTTACTTCTTAGAATTTTTAAACAAGAAGAGTAATAAGGGTGAAGGTGTTAAAGCCCTTGCAGACTACCTAGGTATTAAGCAAGAAGAAGTTATTTGTGTAGGGGATGCAGGTAATGACTTACATATGATAGAATTTGCAGGACTTGGTGTTGCCATGGGCAATGCTTTCGATGAAGTAAAGCAAATCGCTAACTATGTAACATCAACTAATGAAGATGATGGGGTTGCTGAAGTTATAGAAAAGTTTATATTAGCTTGCTAA
- a CDS encoding ATP/GTP-binding protein encodes MPIRIAILGGPRCGKTTLIQQLYVDLKIKGLNVGAASEYSTEYLREKGMIESIAEQYGIYLGQKNIEDSLSSFDYAVTDYATFVPYIYGRFMLGDKKRTSKDKEILKDLYALALRDLDNYDHIFFVPREFGYTKDGVRWQDETAAEGIDYAIKHFLDSENVNYKVIEGNTKERSEKIIEMINLE; translated from the coding sequence ATGCCAATTAGAATTGCAATTCTAGGTGGTCCTAGGTGTGGAAAAACCACATTAATACAACAACTGTACGTAGATTTGAAAATTAAAGGTTTAAATGTAGGTGCTGCAAGTGAATACAGTACTGAATACCTTAGAGAAAAAGGCATGATAGAATCTATCGCTGAACAATATGGTATTTATTTAGGACAAAAAAACATAGAAGATTCATTAAGTAGTTTTGATTATGCTGTAACTGATTATGCTACTTTTGTACCATACATATATGGGCGTTTTATGTTAGGTGATAAAAAAAGAACTTCAAAAGATAAGGAAATCTTAAAGGACCTTTACGCTCTTGCTCTTAGAGATTTGGACAATTATGACCATATCTTCTTTGTGCCAAGAGAATTTGGATATACTAAAGATGGCGTAAGATGGCAAGATGAAACTGCCGCCGAAGGCATTGATTATGCTATAAAGCACTTTTTAGATTCAGAAAATGTTAATTATAAAGTTATTGAAGGTAATACAAAAGAAAGATCAGAAAAAATCATAGAAATGATTAATTTGGAATAA
- a CDS encoding peptide chain release factor 3, producing MADFVEEIEKRRTFAIISHPDAGKTTLTEKLLLYGGAIRLAGSVKARKASKHAVSDWMEIEKQRGISVTSSVMQFNYDGYCINILDTPGHQDFSEDTYRTLMAADSAVMVIDAAKGVEDQTRKLFHVCSLRGIPIFTFINKMDREAQDPFTLLEDIERELGIKSYPMNWPIGSGKDFRGVYERNKNSIEVFNGGNHGQTAVNAVEGDVSDPVFKDLLGEGLHNKLMEDVELLDIAGDDFDIEKVRSGELSPVFFGSALTNFGVEPFLRDFLKLTSSPLPRKSNQGEVDPFKEEFSAFVFKIQANMNKAHRDRIAFMRICSGKFEKGMEVNHVQGGKKLKLAQPQQFLAQDREIVEEAYAGDIIGVFDPGIFAIGDTLCANSSKFKFEGIPTFAPEHFARVRPVDTMKRKQFVKGVTQIAQEGAIQVFKEYYVGMEEIIVGVVGVLQFEVLEYRLKNEYNVDIKMDRSSYRYVRWIENEDIDVDKLNLTSDTKKVKDFRDRNLLIFQNDWGISWALDHNKGLVLSDIGKTEE from the coding sequence GTGGCAGATTTTGTTGAAGAAATAGAGAAAAGACGTACCTTCGCTATAATTTCTCACCCAGATGCAGGTAAAACTACACTTACAGAAAAGCTTCTATTATATGGAGGTGCTATAAGACTTGCAGGATCAGTAAAGGCTAGAAAGGCATCTAAGCATGCTGTTTCTGACTGGATGGAAATAGAAAAACAAAGAGGTATATCAGTTACGTCATCGGTTATGCAGTTTAACTATGATGGATATTGTATTAATATATTAGATACACCTGGACATCAAGACTTCTCAGAAGATACTTATAGAACCCTTATGGCAGCAGACAGTGCAGTAATGGTAATTGATGCAGCGAAGGGAGTAGAAGATCAAACAAGAAAGCTTTTCCATGTTTGTTCTTTAAGAGGAATTCCTATATTTACGTTTATAAATAAGATGGATAGAGAAGCACAAGATCCATTTACATTATTAGAAGATATAGAAAGAGAACTTGGAATAAAATCATATCCTATGAATTGGCCTATAGGTTCGGGAAAAGATTTTAGAGGAGTATACGAAAGAAATAAGAATTCTATAGAGGTGTTTAACGGTGGAAACCATGGACAGACAGCAGTAAATGCAGTTGAAGGTGATGTTTCTGATCCTGTATTTAAAGATCTTCTAGGTGAAGGGTTACATAATAAGCTAATGGAAGATGTTGAGCTTCTTGATATTGCAGGAGACGATTTTGACATAGAAAAAGTAAGAAGTGGAGAGTTATCACCAGTATTCTTCGGATCAGCTCTTACAAACTTTGGTGTGGAGCCATTCCTAAGAGACTTCTTAAAGCTTACTTCTTCACCACTTCCAAGAAAATCAAACCAAGGTGAAGTAGATCCTTTCAAAGAGGAGTTTTCAGCCTTTGTATTTAAGATTCAAGCAAACATGAATAAAGCTCATAGAGATAGAATAGCCTTTATGAGAATATGTTCAGGAAAGTTTGAAAAGGGAATGGAAGTTAATCATGTTCAAGGTGGTAAAAAGTTAAAGCTTGCACAACCTCAACAATTCTTGGCTCAAGATAGAGAAATTGTTGAAGAAGCATATGCTGGAGATATAATAGGTGTATTTGATCCAGGTATATTCGCTATTGGAGATACTTTATGTGCCAATAGTTCAAAGTTTAAGTTTGAAGGTATACCAACCTTTGCTCCAGAGCATTTTGCAAGAGTAAGACCAGTTGACACAATGAAGAGAAAACAATTTGTCAAAGGTGTAACTCAGATAGCTCAAGAAGGGGCTATCCAAGTATTTAAGGAATACTATGTTGGTATGGAAGAAATTATAGTTGGAGTTGTAGGTGTACTTCAATTTGAAGTTCTTGAATACAGATTAAAAAATGAATACAACGTTGATATTAAGATGGATAGATCTTCTTATAGATATGTAAGATGGATTGAAAATGAAGATATAGATGTTGATAAGTTAAACTTAACTTCAGATACAAAAAAAGTTAAGGACTTTAGGGATAGAAATCTTCTTATATTCCAAAATGACTGGGGTATAAGCTGGGCTCTTGATCATAATAAAGGTCTCGTACTTTCTGATATTGGTAAGACAGAAGAATAA
- a CDS encoding diguanylate cyclase domain-containing protein gives MNVKELLSFIAFIFYIYIGVYSFFNIKKNIESLLFLIICVSLAFWSFGYVYAYGNVVNSDFWTRFSAIGWIFFSASTLHLILRFIDNKIFNKVSTQFLLYVPAIIIFYMRVIIWGEIQVSQRLQRFYSLYDIVYNNGYLTIALILVALWSLKQTSIRERSQGRLILITGAISFLLNIIGVISVNTIHLKLFPAIGQVYAIPMILGIYYSILKFHFLKISPNIILDEVLEEMMDVFFLLSPEGKVTKINHRTADIVGIPKGKIVNKHIANFFKERDVILNLVDIRNTAERMIEEVNLIDRNLELKPMQISVSRISDNLTKELIGIVIIGHDITVKKQLEKQVIKHEEMQLRLTQLAYHDSLTGLANRKHFVERFEEAISKHNISIEKLGVIFADLNDFKTVNDTYGHEIGDYLLCQVGDRLKKALSEKSLIARLGGDEFAILVYDILSFEDLNKVMNSISQVFIEPVIRDNISLRISASLGASIFPEEGSTVDELISRADKEMYKMKNQKKLALK, from the coding sequence ATGAATGTAAAGGAACTTCTTTCTTTTATAGCTTTTATATTTTATATTTATATAGGTGTATATTCTTTTTTTAATATAAAGAAGAATATTGAGAGCCTTTTATTCTTAATTATTTGCGTTAGCTTAGCCTTTTGGTCTTTTGGGTATGTTTATGCTTATGGAAATGTGGTGAATTCGGACTTTTGGACTAGATTCTCCGCAATAGGCTGGATATTTTTCAGCGCATCAACTTTACATTTGATCCTACGTTTTATAGATAATAAGATATTTAATAAAGTATCAACACAGTTTTTATTATATGTGCCAGCAATTATAATTTTTTATATGAGAGTTATAATATGGGGAGAGATACAGGTATCTCAAAGGTTACAGAGATTTTATAGTTTATATGATATTGTTTATAATAATGGATATTTGACTATAGCCTTGATTCTTGTAGCACTTTGGAGCTTAAAGCAGACAAGCATCAGAGAAAGAAGCCAAGGTAGGCTTATATTAATAACTGGAGCAATTTCTTTTCTTTTAAACATTATTGGAGTAATATCTGTAAATACAATTCATTTGAAGTTATTTCCAGCGATAGGACAAGTATATGCAATTCCTATGATATTAGGAATATATTACTCAATTCTTAAATTTCATTTTTTGAAAATTTCTCCAAATATAATTCTAGATGAAGTGTTAGAGGAAATGATGGATGTATTTTTTCTTTTATCCCCAGAGGGAAAAGTAACAAAGATAAATCATAGAACTGCTGACATAGTGGGAATACCAAAAGGCAAGATAGTAAATAAGCATATTGCTAATTTTTTTAAGGAAAGAGATGTTATATTAAATTTAGTGGATATAAGAAATACTGCAGAAAGAATGATTGAAGAAGTAAACCTAATTGATAGAAATTTGGAATTAAAACCTATGCAAATCTCTGTTTCTAGAATTTCTGATAATTTAACTAAGGAACTTATTGGAATTGTTATAATAGGTCATGATATTACTGTAAAAAAACAGCTAGAAAAACAAGTTATAAAGCATGAGGAAATGCAACTAAGACTGACACAGCTGGCTTACCATGATTCTTTAACAGGTTTAGCTAATCGTAAACATTTTGTTGAGAGGTTTGAGGAAGCAATTTCAAAACACAATATATCTATAGAAAAGCTTGGAGTAATTTTTGCAGATTTGAATGATTTCAAAACAGTTAACGACACTTATGGACATGAGATTGGAGATTATTTGCTTTGCCAAGTAGGCGACAGGTTAAAAAAGGCATTAAGTGAAAAGTCATTAATAGCTAGATTAGGTGGAGATGAATTTGCAATCTTAGTGTATGATATTTTAAGTTTTGAAGATTTGAATAAAGTGATGAACAGCATATCACAGGTATTTATTGAACCTGTAATTAGAGATAATATTAGCTTAAGGATTTCGGCTAGTTTAGGAGCTAGTATTTTCCCTGAAGAAGGTAGTACAGTGGATGAGCTAATAAGTAGGGCAGACAAAGAAATGTATAAGATGAAGAATCAAAAAAAGCTTGCACTTAAATAA
- a CDS encoding IS1 family transposase, which translates to MLQHDVELKKFDLHTNKVLKRDFYKDRVVEVCPICESNWYIKYGFYNGIQRYKCKVCQKTFSRTTNSLWSYSKKNARTWMEFTELMTENKTLKFCAEKLNISIGTAFYWRHKILQALSLDSIPDTLSGVVHVGKVIIKESFKGCRNAEIIASSTPREDIWVIGAKGQEDSMFIKPIFKYQWDRRAFNEKVYCKIEKKSYIAPYGDRYINSVALRHNRNKSIKVETEYRIKYLWPNLKKWLSIFHGVASKYLKRYLSFFIIMNLDKVLDYMDLIYDRLFEGNRFIKTDEIRIINSLF; encoded by the coding sequence TTGCTACAGCATGACGTTGAATTAAAAAAGTTTGATCTGCATACTAACAAGGTTCTAAAAAGAGATTTTTATAAAGATAGAGTTGTAGAAGTTTGCCCAATTTGTGAATCAAATTGGTATATTAAATATGGTTTTTATAATGGAATTCAAAGATACAAATGCAAAGTGTGTCAAAAAACCTTTTCCCGTACAACTAATTCATTGTGGAGTTATTCAAAAAAGAATGCTAGAACTTGGATGGAATTTACTGAATTAATGACAGAAAATAAGACTTTAAAATTTTGCGCTGAAAAGCTAAATATAAGTATTGGGACAGCTTTTTATTGGAGACATAAAATACTTCAAGCGTTAAGTCTAGATTCCATTCCAGATACTCTATCGGGAGTTGTACATGTAGGAAAAGTTATTATAAAAGAAAGCTTTAAAGGATGTAGAAATGCAGAAATAATTGCTTCATCAACTCCAAGAGAGGACATTTGGGTTATTGGTGCAAAAGGACAAGAAGACTCTATGTTTATAAAACCGATATTTAAATATCAGTGGGATCGAAGAGCTTTCAATGAGAAAGTTTACTGCAAAATAGAAAAGAAATCATACATTGCACCATATGGAGACAGATATATAAATTCAGTTGCATTAAGACATAATAGAAATAAATCAATTAAGGTAGAAACCGAGTATAGAATAAAATATCTTTGGCCAAATTTGAAAAAGTGGCTATCAATCTTCCATGGGGTGGCATCAAAATATCTGAAAAGATACCTTAGTTTCTTTATAATCATGAACTTGGATAAGGTGCTTGATTACATGGATTTGATATATGATAGATTATTTGAAGGAAATAGATTTATAAAAACTGATGAAATAAGAATCATAAATTCACTTTTTTAA